A window of the Limanda limanda chromosome 8, fLimLim1.1, whole genome shotgun sequence genome harbors these coding sequences:
- the lrrc10 gene encoding leucine-rich repeat-containing protein 10 has product MGNVMRGVIALIPSERCQRFLVGDLKEMPLDRTLDLSSRQLRRLPLAACVFDELVKLYLSDNNLSTLPADLQGLRKLQLLALDFNCFEELPAAVCKLPQLSILYLGNNRLYYLPNELTVLKELNTLWLETNCFTVFPEVVCELSNLKTLHLGYNQIKSLPQELGQLQELRSIWLAGNQLTEFPSVLLEMHFLAVIDVDRNKIRRFPALSHMQGLKLVIYDHNPCANAPVVGEGVRRVGRWADCANEAQDEEVSKAASETTAEVVELQPEEEHNI; this is encoded by the coding sequence ATGGGTAATGTCATGCGAGGTGTCATCGCCTTGATTCCGTCGGAGCGCTGTCAACGCTTCTTAGTGGGGGACCTGAAAGAGATGCCCCTCGATCGGACCCTGGACCTGAGCAGCCGGCAGCTGCGTCGGCTTCCTCTTGCTGCGTGTGTCTTTGATGAGCTGGTGAAGCTCTACCTGAGTGACAACAACCTCAGCACTTTACCTGCTGATCTGCAGGGGCtgaggaagctgcagctgctggcccTCGACTTTAACTGCTTCGAAGAGCTGCCAGCAGCTGTCTGCAAACTGCCTCAGCTCAGCATCCTTTACCTAGGTAACAACAGGCTTTACTACCTCCCCAATGAACTGACAGTGCTCAAGGAACTCAATACTCTGTGGCTGGAGACTAactgtttcactgttttcccTGAGGTGGTTTGTGAGCTTTCCAATCTCAAGACCCTGCACCTCGGGTATAATCAGATAAAGAGTTTACCACAAGAACTTGGACAACTGCAAGAGCTAAGAAGCATCTGGCTTGCTGGGAACCAGCTGACAGAGTTCCCGTCAGTGTTGCTGGAAATGCACTTTCTAGCGGTAATTGATGTTGATCGAAACAAAATACGCCGCTTCCCAGCCCTGTCTCACATGCAGGGGTTGAAACTTGTCATCTACGACCACAATCCCTGTGCTAACGCCCCAGTGGTAGGCGAGGGAGTGAGGAGGGTGGGGCGCTGGGCGGATTGCGCAAATGAGGCGCAGGACGAAGAAGTGTCCAAAGCAGCCAGTGAGACCACAGCCGAGGTTGTCGAGCTACAACCGGAAGAGGAGCACAACATTTAG
- the LOC133008656 gene encoding seipin-like: MQEHKDPPQRQQSAGVGGGTSGQTGSRTRPVSSVPNSMGTTMGPALNWLHDVGMGTLLKARRTLFQAAILFCVLGLLLWVSIFLYGSFYYSYMPTVSFSTPVHFSYSSGCDASSPGLCSFPMANISFMKNNRDQVMAFGQPYRVSLELEMPESPVNEHLGMFMVRMSAYAKSGQTVASVGRSTMLHYRSSLLQTLSTLLFSPLLVTGMAEQKQLIEVELYSDYKTNANQPTVGAIIEVHSKQVQIYSSQLRIHAYFTGIRYLLYNFPLTSAVVGVASNFAFLSVIVLFSYLQFIWGGLWPPDQVRVRVMIGDNTRITQRREEARKRMDRENSNKELSSPKVIGAVTDPSDFQGTDTAAEEPAKKASLIPDACEAEAPDTKEDGSHDSEGPDEKEESDAPGGCPLPEPQIEPTLRQRPGPCMSL; the protein is encoded by the coding sequence ATGCAGGAGCATAAAGACCCACCTCAGAGGCAGCAGTCAGCGGGAGTCGGCGGAGGAACCAGCGGCCAAACCGGGAGCAGAACCCGGCCTGTGTCTTCCGTACCGAACTCGATGGGTACGACGATGGGTCCCGCGTTGAACTGGCTGCACGACGTGGGGATGGGGACTCTCCTCAAGGCCCGTAGGACTCTGTTCCAGGCCGCCATCCTGTTCTGCGTCCTGGGTCTGCTGCTCTGGGTGTCCATCTTCCTCTACGGGAGCTTCTACTACTCCTACATGCCCACCGTGAGCTTCTCCACCCCGGTGCACTTCAGCTACTCCTCGGGCTGTGACGCCTCTAGCCCAGGGCTCTGCTCGTTCCCCATGGCCAACATCTCCTTCATGAAGAACAACAGGGACCAGGTGATGGCGTTCGGCCAGCCTTACAGGGTGTCCTTGGAGCTGGAGATGCCCGAGTCTCCAGTGAATGAGCACCTGGGGATGTTCATGGTCCGGATGTCTGCCTATGCCAAGAGTGGTCAGACGGTGGCTTCGGTGGGGAGATCTACGATGCTGCATTACCGCTCCAGCCTGCTGCAGACCCTGAGCACTCTCCTATTCTCGCCCTTGCTCGTCACCGGGATGGCTGAACAGAAGCAGCTCATAGAAGTGGAGCTCTACTCTGACTACAAAACCAACGCCAATCAACCCACTGTGGGTGCCATCATCGAGGTCCACTCCAAGCAGGTGCAGATCTACTCCTCTCAGCTCCGGATCCATGCCTACTTCACCGGCATACGTTACCTCCTCTACAACTTCCCCCTGACATCTGCAGTCGTCGGCGTGGCCTCCAACTTTGCCTTCCTCAGTGTCATCGTGCTCTTCAGCTATCTGCAGTTCATATGGGGGGGGCTCTGGCCTCCAGACCAAGTGAGGGTCCGGGTGATGATTGGAGACAACACCCGCATCacgcagaggagagaagaggccCGAAAGCGCATGGATCGAGAGAACTCGAACAAGGAACTTAGTTCTCCTAAAGTGATCGGTGCTGTGACTGACCCGTCTGATTTCCAGGGGACTGACACAGCGGCGGAGGAGCCGGCAAAGAAGGCCTCCTTGATCCCCGATGCCTGTGAGGCTGAAGCGCCTGATACCAAGGAAGACGGGTCTCATGACTCTGAGGGGCCCGATGAGAAAGAAGAATCGGACGCGCCGGGTGGATGCCCGCTGCCTGAGCCACAGATTGAGCCAACACTCCGTCAACGACCTGGACCCTGTATGAGCCTGTGA